The following are encoded together in the Kribbella sp. CA-293567 genome:
- a CDS encoding class I SAM-dependent methyltransferase, producing the protein MEPADFYSGIVVDAYAKLKSTSFDAEPYLRFVQAHGEPGLEIGCGDGEPLLDLCAAGLEVEGVDSSGDMVERCRQNAARRGIGVQVFHQRVQELRLDRRYASIYFAGPTFNLLADDGTALRALVAIRAHLTDDGAALIPLWVPDPTPADELGVTRATNDEADVELRYTPLSESYDVERRTRVTTARYERITAQGTELADREWVVHWHTPSSFRRLCADAGLQVAGLVDDDTGGLAAEGSTSFTATVRRSAEARR; encoded by the coding sequence ATGGAACCTGCTGACTTCTACTCCGGCATCGTCGTCGACGCCTACGCCAAGCTGAAGTCGACCAGCTTCGACGCCGAGCCGTACCTCAGGTTCGTGCAGGCGCACGGGGAGCCAGGGCTGGAGATCGGCTGTGGCGACGGAGAGCCGCTGCTTGACCTGTGCGCCGCGGGACTCGAGGTGGAGGGTGTCGACTCGTCCGGTGACATGGTCGAACGCTGCCGTCAGAACGCGGCCCGGCGGGGAATCGGCGTTCAGGTCTTCCACCAGCGGGTGCAGGAACTGAGGCTGGACCGCCGGTACGCCTCGATCTACTTCGCCGGGCCCACCTTCAATCTTCTGGCCGACGACGGCACCGCTCTGCGGGCGCTGGTGGCGATCCGCGCGCACCTGACCGACGACGGAGCGGCGTTGATCCCACTGTGGGTGCCGGACCCCACGCCGGCTGACGAACTCGGCGTCACCCGCGCCACGAACGACGAGGCTGACGTCGAGCTTCGGTACACCCCACTGTCCGAGAGCTATGACGTGGAGCGCCGCACTCGAGTCACCACCGCGCGGTACGAGCGCATCACCGCTCAGGGCACCGAGCTCGCGGACCGGGAGTGGGTCGTTCACTGGCACACCCCGAGCTCGTTCCGCCGTCTGTGCGCCGATGCCGGGCTCCAGGTGGCCGGGTTGGTCGACGATGACACCGGCGGGCTCGCCGCTGAGGGCTCGACCAGCTTCACGGCGACCGTCCGGCGCTCGGCGGAGGCTCGGCGATGA
- a CDS encoding Lrp/AsnC family transcriptional regulator, with the protein MVTAIVFIKADVARIPEVAEQVAAIEGVSEVYSVTGGLDLIAMVRVAHHDDLASVIPDHVNRVPGVLSTETHIAFRAYSTHDLEAAFSLGEEQGF; encoded by the coding sequence ATGGTCACCGCGATCGTGTTCATCAAGGCCGACGTCGCACGCATCCCGGAGGTCGCCGAGCAGGTGGCCGCGATCGAGGGGGTCAGCGAGGTGTACTCGGTGACCGGCGGGCTGGACCTGATCGCGATGGTCCGGGTGGCGCACCACGACGACCTCGCCTCCGTCATCCCCGACCACGTGAACCGGGTGCCCGGCGTGCTGAGCACCGAGACCCACATCGCCTTCCGCGCCTACTCCACCCACGACCTGGAGGCCGCCTTCAGCCTCGGTGAGGAACAAGGTTTCTGA